The Bos javanicus breed banteng chromosome 18, ARS-OSU_banteng_1.0, whole genome shotgun sequence genome has a segment encoding these proteins:
- the KLK10 gene encoding kallikrein-10 isoform X2 — translation MTPRHLHLSAASGAQGGLGKLLLLPLLVAQFWVSEALLLPANDTSSNFVASGAPCAHGSQPWQVSLFNGLSFHCAGVLVDRSWVLTAAHCGNNKPLWARVGDDHLLLLQGEQLRRTSRPIVHPQYQQGSGPILPRRTDEHDLMLLKLGRPVVPGPRVRPLRLPFRCTQPGDQCQIAGWATTSSRRGKSNKGLSCSRVTILSPKECEVFYPGVITSNMMCAGLDQGQDPCQSDSGGPLVCDETLQGILSWGVYPCGSAQHPAVYTQICKYRSWIEKTIRSN, via the exons ATGACACCCCGACATCTCCACCTCTCCGCCGCCTCCGGCGCTCAGGGCGGCCtggggaagctgctgctgctgccgttaCTAGTGGCGCAATTCTGGG TCTCGGAGGCTCTGCTGCTCCCCGCAAACGACACAAGCTCCAACTTCGTGGCCTCCGGCGCCCCGTGTGCTCACGGCTCGCAGCCCTGGCAGGTGTCCCTCTTCAATGGCCTTTCGTTCCACTGCGCCGGCGTCCTGGTGGACAGGAGTTGGGTGCTCACCGCTGCACACTGCGGGAACAATAA gccccTGTGGGCTCGAGTCGGGGAtgaccacctgctgctgctgcagggcGAACAGCTGCGCCGGACGTCTCGTCCTATCGTCCACCCCCAGTACCAGCAGGGCTCGGGCCCCATCCTGCCGAGGCGCACGGACGAGCATGACCTCATGCTGCTGAAGCTCGGCAGGCCCGTGGTGCCGGGACCTCGAGTGCGGCCCCTGCGCCTGCCCTTCCGCTGCACGCAGCCCGGAGACCAGTGCCAGATCGCCGGCTGGGCCACCACATCCTCCCGGAGAGGCAAGAGC AACAAAGGCCTGAGTTGCTCCAGGGTCACTATCCTGAGCCCTAAGGAGTGTGAAGTCTTCTATCCCGGCGTGATCACCAGCAACATGATGTGTGCAGGACTGGATCAGGGCCAGGACCCCTGCCAG AGTGACTCTGGTGGCCCTCTGGTCTGTGATGAGACCCTGCAGGGCATCCTTTCGTGGGGCGTTTACCCCTGCGGCTCCGCCCAGCATCCAGCCGTCTACACTCAGATCTGCAAGTACCGCTCTTGGATAGAGAAGACCATCCGCTCCAACTGA
- the KLK10 gene encoding kallikrein-10 isoform X1, with translation MTPRHLHLSAASGAQGGLGKLLLLPLLVAQFWVSEALLLPANDTSSNFVASGAPCAHGSQPWQVSLFNGLSFHCAGVLVDRSWVLTAAHCGNNKPLWARVGDDHLLLLQGEQLRRTSRPIVHPQYQQGSGPILPRRTDEHDLMLLKLGRPVVPGPRVRPLRLPFRCTQPGDQCQIAGWATTSSRRVKYNKGLSCSRVTILSPKECEVFYPGVITSNMMCAGLDQGQDPCQSDSGGPLVCDETLQGILSWGVYPCGSAQHPAVYTQICKYRSWIEKTIRSN, from the exons ATGACACCCCGACATCTCCACCTCTCCGCCGCCTCCGGCGCTCAGGGCGGCCtggggaagctgctgctgctgccgttaCTAGTGGCGCAATTCTGGG TCTCGGAGGCTCTGCTGCTCCCCGCAAACGACACAAGCTCCAACTTCGTGGCCTCCGGCGCCCCGTGTGCTCACGGCTCGCAGCCCTGGCAGGTGTCCCTCTTCAATGGCCTTTCGTTCCACTGCGCCGGCGTCCTGGTGGACAGGAGTTGGGTGCTCACCGCTGCACACTGCGGGAACAATAA gccccTGTGGGCTCGAGTCGGGGAtgaccacctgctgctgctgcagggcGAACAGCTGCGCCGGACGTCTCGTCCTATCGTCCACCCCCAGTACCAGCAGGGCTCGGGCCCCATCCTGCCGAGGCGCACGGACGAGCATGACCTCATGCTGCTGAAGCTCGGCAGGCCCGTGGTGCCGGGACCTCGAGTGCGGCCCCTGCGCCTGCCCTTCCGCTGCACGCAGCCCGGAGACCAGTGCCAGATCGCCGGCTGGGCCACCACATCCTCCCGGAGAG TGAAGTACAACAAAGGCCTGAGTTGCTCCAGGGTCACTATCCTGAGCCCTAAGGAGTGTGAAGTCTTCTATCCCGGCGTGATCACCAGCAACATGATGTGTGCAGGACTGGATCAGGGCCAGGACCCCTGCCAG AGTGACTCTGGTGGCCCTCTGGTCTGTGATGAGACCCTGCAGGGCATCCTTTCGTGGGGCGTTTACCCCTGCGGCTCCGCCCAGCATCCAGCCGTCTACACTCAGATCTGCAAGTACCGCTCTTGGATAGAGAAGACCATCCGCTCCAACTGA